A DNA window from Flavisolibacter ginsenosidimutans contains the following coding sequences:
- a CDS encoding alpha-N-acetylglucosaminidase: MFHQRIKALLLFVLLSVSFMAKALDGENNNDKTAAVYALIKRVLPQHANKFVIGFIEKKNGNDCFEIESVGGKIMLRGNNGISIASALNYYLKNFAHCSITWNGNNLHLPNPLPVVKEKVQKESPYKYRYYLNYCTFNYTMSWWNWERWQKEVDWMALNGINMPLAITGQEAVWNKVYRSMGLSQDELKNFFSGPAYFSWFWMGNLDAWGGPLPQSWMKSHEELQKKILQSERELGMTPVLPAFTGHVPSALRNKFLTAKFKTTNWNGKFGDVYLLDPSDPLFITIGKKFIEEQTATFGTDHIYSADTFNENVPPTNDSTFLGDVSKKVYQSMAAADPKAVWVMQGWLFHFSAKFWQPTQIKALLNAVPNDKMILLDLWSEKNPVWTKTEAYYGKPWIWCMLHNFGGNNSLYGRMQNVAADPSAALHNSNKGKLIGLGLTPEAIEQNPVMYDLMLENVWHDEPIALNTWLNGYALRRYGKRNTDVEKAWQILKETAYNDSITNGGAESIVCGRPTFSASTRGVATRLSYRAAQLLPAWNYFMTATEELKSSEGFRYDVVDLTRQVLANYANALQQQCARLYKKGDLDSFQKQSDAFLALISDMDNLLATQKDFLLGKWLADARSWGTTAEEKNLYEKNARNLITLWGDKNSTLREYSCRQWSGLLNGFYKKRWEQFFAYVVQQMKSHQPVEEKYFDNQIKEWEWSWVNSHEAYPDETNGSSITVAKAMYRKYKDVVAAIYK; the protein is encoded by the coding sequence ATGTTCCATCAAAGAATAAAAGCTTTACTGCTCTTTGTTTTGCTATCCGTTTCGTTCATGGCGAAAGCATTGGATGGTGAAAATAACAATGATAAAACTGCAGCCGTTTATGCTTTAATCAAACGAGTGCTGCCGCAACACGCCAACAAATTTGTGATTGGCTTCATTGAAAAGAAGAACGGCAACGATTGTTTCGAGATCGAAAGCGTTGGAGGCAAAATTATGTTGCGGGGCAACAACGGCATTTCCATCGCCAGTGCTTTGAATTATTATTTGAAAAATTTTGCGCATTGCAGCATCACCTGGAACGGCAATAATCTCCACTTACCTAATCCATTGCCTGTAGTAAAAGAAAAAGTGCAAAAGGAATCGCCGTACAAGTACCGGTACTACCTCAACTATTGCACCTTCAATTACACCATGAGCTGGTGGAACTGGGAACGCTGGCAAAAGGAAGTTGACTGGATGGCATTGAACGGCATCAACATGCCGCTGGCAATAACAGGACAGGAAGCGGTTTGGAACAAGGTGTATCGATCAATGGGCCTTTCGCAAGATGAGCTTAAAAACTTTTTTAGCGGACCGGCTTACTTCAGTTGGTTCTGGATGGGGAACCTTGATGCATGGGGTGGTCCCTTGCCGCAAAGCTGGATGAAGTCGCACGAAGAGTTGCAGAAGAAAATTTTACAAAGTGAACGAGAATTGGGTATGACGCCTGTGCTTCCGGCATTTACAGGACATGTGCCTTCTGCATTGCGCAATAAATTCCTGACTGCGAAATTTAAAACCACCAACTGGAACGGAAAGTTTGGCGATGTCTATTTACTTGATCCATCCGATCCCTTGTTCATAACCATCGGTAAAAAATTCATCGAGGAACAAACGGCAACTTTCGGTACGGATCACATCTACTCCGCTGACACCTTCAACGAAAACGTTCCGCCCACGAACGACTCCACCTTCTTAGGTGATGTTAGTAAAAAAGTTTACCAGTCAATGGCTGCTGCCGATCCGAAAGCCGTGTGGGTTATGCAGGGATGGCTCTTTCATTTCTCCGCTAAATTTTGGCAGCCCACGCAAATAAAAGCGCTGTTGAATGCCGTGCCAAACGACAAGATGATTCTGCTGGATTTGTGGAGCGAAAAGAACCCCGTATGGACAAAAACGGAAGCCTATTACGGCAAACCCTGGATCTGGTGCATGCTGCACAATTTTGGCGGCAACAACAGTTTGTACGGACGTATGCAAAACGTTGCGGCCGATCCTTCAGCCGCATTACACAATTCAAACAAAGGCAAGTTGATTGGTCTTGGGTTGACACCCGAAGCTATTGAACAAAACCCCGTGATGTATGACCTGATGCTTGAAAATGTTTGGCACGATGAACCGATAGCACTAAACACATGGTTGAACGGCTATGCCTTGCGTCGTTACGGTAAACGAAACACCGATGTTGAAAAGGCCTGGCAGATATTGAAAGAAACGGCCTACAACGACAGCATTACAAACGGCGGTGCAGAATCAATTGTGTGCGGACGGCCAACCTTTTCGGCAAGCACAAGAGGCGTGGCGACACGCTTGTCCTATCGTGCAGCGCAATTGCTGCCAGCCTGGAATTATTTCATGACGGCCACCGAAGAATTGAAAAGCAGCGAAGGCTTTCGATACGATGTTGTTGACCTGACCCGGCAAGTGCTGGCAAACTATGCTAACGCCTTGCAACAACAATGCGCACGATTGTACAAGAAAGGCGACCTTGATTCATTTCAAAAACAAAGTGATGCTTTTCTAGCACTAATCAGCGACATGGACAATTTGCTGGCTACGCAAAAAGATTTTTTATTGGGCAAATGGTTGGCCGATGCCAGGAGTTGGGGCACGACTGCTGAAGAAAAAAATCTTTACGAGAAAAATGCCCGTAACCTTATCACCTTGTGGGGCGATAAAAACAGTACGCTTCGCGAATATTCGTGCAGGCAATGGTCAGGTTTGCTAAACGGTTTCTATAAGAAAAGATGGGAGCAGTTTTTTGCGTATGTCGTTCAACAGATGAAAAGTCATCAACCGGTTGAGGAAAAGTATTTCGACAACCAAATCAAAGAATGGGAGTGGAGTTGGGTGAATAGTCATGAAGCCTATCCGGATGAAACCAACGGAAGTTCAATAACTGTTGCGAAGGCAATGTACAGGAAGTACAAAGACGTCGTTGCAGCGATATACAAGTAA